GAATGTTTATAAAGATTTAGAAATATTGCAAAAACGAGTGTAATTTATCGTGAAGGAATTAAGATAAATAATTATATATAACAGCCTTTTTATATAAAACATCTATATTAAGCTGTGTTATTATTAAATAGAATTAATAATATTTAAATAATATTAATTACAATAGAGGATTTAACCTTTTTTTGCATTTATATGTGGTAATATATACTATCAAAAGAGTAACATGTTTTTAGATTGTTGTCAATAATAAGTAGATTTAATTCTAATTTGTACAATAATTGTCTTGTACAGCAATTTATGCTATATTTTAATAGAAAGGGTGAGTATTTATGGAGAATGATACAAAACAAAAAATATTGAAATTATCAAAAATCTTATTTTATGAAAACGGCTACAGCAATACCACTATAAAACAAATAGCCGATGAAGTAGGAATTTCAAGTTCCGTCTTATTTCACCATTTTGAAAATAAAAGAGATATTTTAATCCACGTTATCAATGAATATGATGATAGGAGAAGAGAAATAGCAAATTTATTTGGCAGTGACTTATCCTTTTTCGATAGAATTGTCCTCAATTCAAAAATGTACCTGGTACCATCTGCAAATGACAAAAAACTGGCACGCCTTCATGTTGATGAATTTAACGAAAACCTGGCGACAAATATCGGCCCCAGTAATCAATACAAAAAAAGCTTGTTAAGTTGCAATATTGATATAAATAAGTGTTCAGACAAGTCTCTGGACTATGATGAACTGATGAAGTACAGATTATTTTATTACCGTGGAGCATTGAAAGAAACCATGGAAAACTTTGTGAACGGCAATCTGGAATTCAATGAAAAAAGCATAGATGATCATATAATTTCATGCTTCAATTTATTTTTCAACAAGCCTATAGATGAAATCTTATCATCGATTAAAAAGGCCAATAGAATAATGAGTTTAATATCTTTCAACGGACTTGAAATCACTGTTTTGAATGATAAAATTTCAGAATACATATCAGCCAGTAAGGATTTCGCTATGTATGATCAAATCAAAGTAGTATTAATTGATGATATTGTATTTACTATCGATATCAATTTAAATGCGAATGATATAGATAATAATATCAAATGGCTGAAAGAACAATTTAATAAAGTTGTGATACTGACAAAAAATTATGAGTTAAATAATCCTGCAGATCTTACGCAAATTATCTTAAGGCTGGATGATTTCAGAATACATATTTTAAAATCTCTTTCTTCACTGCATGATAAGTTTACACAAGATTTCTTTGCAGCAAGCTTTATAGATAAGGACAAACTTAAAGAATATAAGGGATTGATAAAACAGTTTGAAGCATATGGAATAGACGCTGTAAAGACCTTACGTAATTTAGATATGTATTATAACGATGAAGATAATGTTATTACCCATTGCGCCTTCATATTCTATTAACACGTCCAACCAATAGACATAAAAATTTCTATAAGATATTAACACAAAATATAAGCCGGCAAAAATGCCGGCTTGTTGTATTTACTGGCTTTATCAATCATTTTATACCTGGCCCATTTCACAGCATTGTGCTGCTTTTTCAACCTAAGTAAAAATTTCTTATTTTGTAGCTGCAGCCTCATTTCTAGCGCTAATTTCCTGTTGGATCTTTATAACCTCGGGAACTGTCAACTTATTGAAAAGGGTCATTACAATTAAGCCTATTATTGCTGCTATTGCGGGTAGCATATGTATGATATTCCTTAGCCCGCTGACCAATTCGGGTGTTGATGGCGCTCCGGCCACGTAACCGATAGCTGAAAGAGCAAAGCCTGTGAATGTCCCAGTAGTTATTAGGCCAAGCTTAGGAGGCATATTAGCCATACCCATAATAAAGCCTCTGGCGCTCTTGCCTGTTTTCCATTCACCGTAGTCGGATGCATCCGCATACATAGCAGGTGAAGAACTTGTACAGAAAGCCACTCCTATATAACTTATTCCTATCATTACAGCAAAGGTCATCGCATCTTTAGCAAAAGCCCACGCTGCCAACTGAAAAACAACTATCGCTGAAATGCCTATAGTGTACATATGGCGCTTGTCAAGTAACTTGGCAATGAAAGGGACTGCAATAGCACTGCAAAGCTGTATAATTCCAAGACTGCCTAAGAATAAGGGAAGTATTGACTATCCTGTACAACATACCTGAAGTAATATGCAGCGGTACCTGATACAGCGAAAGTTGATATGCCACGGCAAGTATCTCCTACAATCAGAGCAATAAATGGCGGATTTTTAAATGCCTGTTCCAACATTTCACCTACAGTCAAACCCTTGGGTTTGTTTGCTGTTGCAATACTTGCACTTGGCATGTCAAATTCTTTTGAAATATAGAATACAAACCAGAATGTAATGAGCATTATAGTCGAAAAAATTGCAGTTGTGATAAAGAATCCCTGTAATCCCGGTGCCTTTGCATTTCCGCCTGTAAAGAAAAGTATTATGGGCATTGCGATATAACCGAAAATAATCTGAGCTGCAGATGAGAACTGTACCCTTCTCGCAGAGATTAAGGTCCTGTCTGCCGGATGTTTTCCCATCATAGGAAGAAGGGCATAAAGTGCTGCAAATTCAAAATTAACAAAAGCATGGGCAATAAGATAAGCTGTTACCAAAAACACTATTTTTACCGATGTGCTTACATTTAAATTTGTAAACATCAATGTGAATGAAACTGCAGTTATAGGAGGGGCTATTAATAGCCATGAACGGTATTTGCCCCATCTTAAATTAATTTTTTCCATCAATCCACTGACAATAGGTACTAAAATCATATCGCCTATTCTGCATATAAAAAGAATACTTGCTGCAATTGCTGCGGGGATCATGGCCACATCTGTTAAGAAAAAACTATAATACGTAGTGTTCATTGCCATCATGATACCAAACCCAAAAAGGGCCGTACCATATGCATATATTTTCCAAGGTTTTATTCTTCCTGTTTCTAATGACATTTTAAATTTCCTCCTAAGTCTTTGACTTTTTTAATAAAAATTTATTAAATTATTATTGCTGTTTTACGTATGGATGATAAACATCCCATACTGAATATATCAATGCAGCTATCCTTATTCTTATGGATAGTAAATCATCATTACCTCTGTAGCCTTATGATGAAATTAAGCATGATATCTTCATATTTTTGTCAGTTAAAATTTTTAAATCTACATACTAATTAATACCTCCTGTATATACTTATTTATTTAGTAATACCTATACGATATTATTAAATTCAAGGTTAAATTTGGTGCTATAATTCATGTGGACAATTCATATAATTTTATTGCAGCTTATGGTAACTAGTTTAATCTCTGGGGGTAAAATTTAATATTAGGACTATATTTAAGAATAGAAAACCGTTATAGTTTTGTATGAAAATATTGTATTGAGATAATTTAAGCCAATTATAACTTCATTAAATTTTTTCGGAAGTGTTATCAATAGTTTATATAGTTTTTTTTTGTAATCTGATGTCGCTTATGACTTATATTAAAAGAATATCATCCCTCTAGAATAATGTCAATTATTTATAGATTGTATTCTGCATGGATATTAATTATCTATAATAATGATTTCCGAAATGTATGCTAGAGTTTTATGGATAAAAAAATAAGACCGCCAATATTATTTTCTTATCAGCAGTCTTTTAAAAGAGTGTACTTATGAATTTAATATTATCATTCAACTAGGCCGAGGTCAAGATATTATAGATTGCATTCTATAATATTACTTACTGCAATTGTATTTTGTGATACTTTATTTTCCATTTCTTTATGTTGAGTCCAAATGGATTTATTTTGGGTAAGAGCTCTTATGCAGGAAATACGGTATGTCTCATGCTTACCGCTGATTGTGGCACGGGAACTAATTTCTTGTGAAACAATCTATGTGATCTTCTTAAGTTTTAGGACAATCTTCTTGATGGATATCTTGTCGGTTAAATGTTTGTCTTTATCACGGTACAAAATCCGGAGTTTTACTAGATTAAACGCAACTACTCCCGCATGCGGGGGTAAATGCTAAATAAAAACTATTGAAAAACAAAGCGAGGCTAGTAGCTTTGTCAGATTCAATGCAACTATATTTATTGGCTATGGCTGCATTTACTATGTCAACTTAGTTAATTAATATTTTTATAGGGTGTAATCTATATATGGTTGACATCACTCTAACGAGGTGATATTCTTTTAATGTCAGGCATGGCTTACATGATATTATAAAAAATAATTATAATAGCTATTGATATTACGTCCAATCCTTATCTACTCATCACATCAGTATTTATGCCTAATCTTCAGAACTTAATTAAATTACTAAAAATCAATATCTAATTATAAAATTAAAACCTCCTTTGCTACTGTATATTTATACCTGGAGTACGGCATCCATCCGGGCTTCATTCCATCTCATGCCAAAGATACAATAAGGTGAGTAATTGGCCTGGCGAAAGCCTTCCTCGGACTCTTAATGTCCGTACGCGGAACCGCCAGCCATCCTCTAGAGATCCGGCATAGGTATAGACAATTCTGCCCGATAGAGAAGGAGAGCAAGGGTTAGTGAAGAATCTTTAGGACATAATGGGAATCCGGATCAAGTCCTGGTTCCGGTAAGTCAGCAGAACTTCTGAGATTAATAGGTATAATCACTTTAAAAAAGCGGCTATCTTTTTAACAAAGAAAGAAAAAGTGATTTATCATCATCTGCTAATTAATTACAGCTATCATAAAAGTCAGATAGTGATAATTGTGTAAATTTCATAGTTTATATCTCTTCTCTTGTATTTGAAAGCATTATTTGCGATATACAGGTGAGGAGTTCTATATAAAACGGCCACTTAAAACCCAACAGCGGGTTCTGACGTTTTACAAACGCCTATTATATGCTTAAAGCAGGAAGGTGTTATAAAGTGGATTATGATATTAAGAAGCTGTCAGATGAATTGAGGCTTTACGATCATCAATTATATGTGTCCTATGAAAACGACAACTTGTTTAAGGCACCAAAACTGCTTGAAGAGGATATGCAGTCATTTGACCCAAATACTTTATATGTAGGCAATGCTTCAACCTTGATAAAGGTATTGCCGGTGAAATGTCCGGCGAATATTCTTGTAATCCCGGACATAGACATTGGAACTAATGATTTAAATAAATTTAATGTAAACCTCATTGTGCTCAACAAAAATGAAAATCTAATGAAGGTTTTTAATGAAGTATATAAAATTATAACCAGTCAATATGAATTTGTACCGCTATGGGAAGCCATGCTGAAGTCCTTTGTTAATAGCAAAGGAGTACAAGATATTATCGATATAGGCTATGAACTCCTGGGTAATCCAATTTCACTCGGAGATGTCAATGGCATACTTGTCGCCTATAAAGCATCCGCAGAATTGCTGAGCGAGCTTGGCTGGGATGTATGGGTGGAAAAAGGAAAAGTCCCTTATGACTCTTTGGATTATATAAAATTTAAAAGAAATTTCAGTATGATAAATGAAAGCGATTCTCCCATTCATATAAAAGAAACGGGAAAATACGAAGCAATTACGGGAAAAGTAGTAATTGACAATAATATTGAAGGATATTTAACGGTCATAGGAGCGAAAAAGCCTTTTAAAGAATACGATATAGATTTAGTCTCACTTTTATGCAGTGTAGTATCCTCCGAATTGCAAAAGCACAAGGCCTTTTATAAAACGAACGGAACAATGCTTAGTTTCATGATTACGGATTTGCTGGATGGAAAAATAAAAGATGATAAAAGGTTGGAGAAGATGGCTAAGCTTTTAGGATTAAAATTGAGGGGAAATCTTTATGTGCTTACAATTTCCCTGAAGCAAAAGAATCCAGAACTGGGATATGTTAATTATTTGCTGGATTTTTTCGAAAATACTATGATTGGCGCAAAATCAATTTTATATGATGACTGTATCGTGATACTAATCAGTAACAGTAAAGGTAATCCTCTGAGTGATGAAACCATGAATCACCTTATAGAATTCATGATAAAAAATGATATATGTGGAGGGCTTAGCCGCTGCTTTCACGATTTGATTGATATGCCATATTTTTATAAACAATCACTAAAGGCAATAGAGCTCGGAATGCAAAGAAGTTCCGAAGAAGTATTTTTTACATACGAAGACAATGCAATCTACCATCTTTTAAGCAGCTGTTCCAAACAAGAGGACCTGGAGATGATTTGCCACCCGTCTCTTAGTATGCTTATAGAATATGATAAATATAATGGTACTAATTATACCCATACGCTTCATACATATCTTCTGAATAAAGGTAACTTGACGGATTCTGCAAATGCACTGCACATCCATAGGACAACCATGGTATACCGTTATCAGAAAATTCAATCGTTAATGGAAATCGATTTGCATAATATGAATACAATGCTGCACTTATATCTTTCATTTATAATCCTTAGGTTTATAAACAAGTTAGATTATAATACATTGGCCTGTCTTGAACAAATTAATAAGCTATTTTCATGAACTCCATAATTTAAACCAGTGACTTCCTACTTTTATCCGGAGCAGTATCCAAAACAAAAGGGCTTGCATAAAAATCACTCCTGCTTATTTATTCGCAGGAGTGATTTTTATGATAAATAACCAATTATCCTATTGATTCTGTTTCGCTGTACTTGATTCTGGAAAGCTTATAGAGCTCTTCCCTGAATGCAGGTGTCAGTACCGGGGCGCCATAAAAGTTAAGGATTGATGGTTTGCCGGGTTTGCAGAACTTTTCAACATATTTTGCCGCTGCGGCTCTCTGGTCTGCCTCACTAGTTGTCATGGGGTCGAACTGGTCGGGGATTACACCGATGATGATCTTATCCCCGTACTTTTCATAAAGCATTTGAGTATCATTCATTGCCATACCGGACCAGGAATCCCATCCTGCGGCAATCATATTGGGAACCTGACGCTCTACATGTCCGCAGCAATGGAAATCGGCGTACAATCCTTTGGAATGGATGTAATCTGTAAGCCTTCTCATTGCGGGGACAAGCATTTCCTCGCATATAGCCGGTGAGAAGAAGGGCTCTATCTGCGAACCCCAGTCATCATGGACGGTAAAACCGCTTACCTGAGGAAAATATTCTATAAACTTATCTACGATTTTAATATAAAGGTCGGTCAGCTTTTGAAAAATCTCCTTCACAGCATCCTGCTGCTCTTCATCTATAAGGGCAATAGCCGCACCTTCAAAGTCCATAAAGGATATAAGCCTTTCAAAATAACCATTCATGATCCAAGTTAAATTATAGGTAGTGTTGTTTAAATATTCTTTGTTGGCTTTAGATGAGCCTTCCCAGTCCCAGCTGTCCACATCCGGCCATTTAAGCTTTTCTTTCCATTCGTTTGCATCCTTTAGAAAAGGTGAACCGGGTTTTACCATGGAGCCTCCCGCTGTATCTATATATATCCAGTCTATGCCGAAAATATCCTTGCCGCCGAATTGTTCACGCGTAATGGGATTGGCTTCAAAAGTAAATGCGCGTGCAACATTATCCGGATAGAGTTTAGGAAGAAACATCCCGGTTTCAATATTTGTTATCGCCCATACTGGTTTTCTTTTCATTGTCGCAATATAAGCCTCTCTTCTTGTTACAGGAAAATCAAAAAGCGGCGTGCTCGGCATTCCCGGGAAAAAACCTGGTATTTCTCCTACGATTTTTAACTCCTTAGGATCGAATTTAGGATTTGACATATTAATCCCCTCTTTCTTAAATTATCATTAAAAATAAATATCTAAAATCTGCACTAGACAAGTTCCTTAGCTTTAACAGCAGCTCCGCCTGCATCACGGGCATAAGCGTCAGCTCCGATTAAAGATGCGAATTCAGGAGTGATAGGCGCTCCGCCCACGATAACCTTAAATCCTGTTAAGCCACTGGCTTTAATTGTTTCTACTGTTTCTTTCATAGCCGGCATAGTTGTTGTTAAAAGTGCTGAGCAAGCTACCACTTTTACATCAGGATTTGCTTTTATTGTTTCAATGAATTTGTCTGCCGGAACGTCAACACCGAGGTCGATAACATCGAAACCTGCGCTGCCTATCATAAGAGCAACAAGGTTTTTGCCGATGTCATGAAGGTCTCCTGCAACAGTT
This Oxobacter pfennigii DNA region includes the following protein-coding sequences:
- a CDS encoding corrinoid protein, translated to MSKIDEVKAGVAAGKTKVVPGLVQEALNEGQAATAILEAMVEAMGVVGDKFSSGEIFVPEMLVAGKAMQKGVEVLKPVLANAGSVSLGKCIIGTVAGDLHDIGKNLVALMIGSAGFDVIDLGVDVPADKFIETIKANPDVKVVACSALLTTTMPAMKETVETIKASGLTGFKVIVGGAPITPEFASLIGADAYARDAGGAAVKAKELV
- a CDS encoding PucR family transcriptional regulator; translation: MDYDIKKLSDELRLYDHQLYVSYENDNLFKAPKLLEEDMQSFDPNTLYVGNASTLIKVLPVKCPANILVIPDIDIGTNDLNKFNVNLIVLNKNENLMKVFNEVYKIITSQYEFVPLWEAMLKSFVNSKGVQDIIDIGYELLGNPISLGDVNGILVAYKASAELLSELGWDVWVEKGKVPYDSLDYIKFKRNFSMINESDSPIHIKETGKYEAITGKVVIDNNIEGYLTVIGAKKPFKEYDIDLVSLLCSVVSSELQKHKAFYKTNGTMLSFMITDLLDGKIKDDKRLEKMAKLLGLKLRGNLYVLTISLKQKNPELGYVNYLLDFFENTMIGAKSILYDDCIVILISNSKGNPLSDETMNHLIEFMIKNDICGGLSRCFHDLIDMPYFYKQSLKAIELGMQRSSEEVFFTYEDNAIYHLLSSCSKQEDLEMICHPSLSMLIEYDKYNGTNYTHTLHTYLLNKGNLTDSANALHIHRTTMVYRYQKIQSLMEIDLHNMNTMLHLYLSFIILRFINKLDYNTLACLEQINKLFS
- a CDS encoding MFS transporter yields the protein MSLETGRIKPWKIYAYGTALFGFGIMMAMNTTYYSFFLTDVAMIPAAIAASILFICRIGDMILVPIVSGLMEKINLRWGKYRSWLLIAPPITAVSFTLMFTNLNVSTSVKIVFLVTAYLIAHAFVNFEFAALYALLPMMGKHPADRTLISARRVQFSSAAQIIFGYIAMPIILFFTGGNAKAPGLQGFFITTAIFSTIMLITFWFVFYISKEFDMPSASIATANKPKGLTVGEMLEQAFKNPPFIALIVGDTCRGISTFAVSGTAAYYFRYVVQDSQYFPYS
- a CDS encoding uroporphyrinogen decarboxylase family protein, with protein sequence MSNPKFDPKELKIVGEIPGFFPGMPSTPLFDFPVTRREAYIATMKRKPVWAITNIETGMFLPKLYPDNVARAFTFEANPITREQFGGKDIFGIDWIYIDTAGGSMVKPGSPFLKDANEWKEKLKWPDVDSWDWEGSSKANKEYLNNTTYNLTWIMNGYFERLISFMDFEGAAIALIDEEQQDAVKEIFQKLTDLYIKIVDKFIEYFPQVSGFTVHDDWGSQIEPFFSPAICEEMLVPAMRRLTDYIHSKGLYADFHCCGHVERQVPNMIAAGWDSWSGMAMNDTQMLYEKYGDKIIIGVIPDQFDPMTTSEADQRAAAAKYVEKFCKPGKPSILNFYGAPVLTPAFREELYKLSRIKYSETESIG
- a CDS encoding MFS transporter, which encodes MLPLFLGSLGIIQLCSAIAVPFIAKLLDKRHMYTIGISAIVVFQLAAWAFAKDAMTFAVMIGISYIGVAFCTSSSPAMYADASDYGEWKTGKSARGFIMGMANMPPKLGLITTGTFTGFALSAIGYVAGAPSTPELVSGLRNIIHMLPAIAAIIGLIVMTLFNKLTVPEVIKIQQEISARNEAAATK
- a CDS encoding TetR/AcrR family transcriptional regulator, translated to MENDTKQKILKLSKILFYENGYSNTTIKQIADEVGISSSVLFHHFENKRDILIHVINEYDDRRREIANLFGSDLSFFDRIVLNSKMYLVPSANDKKLARLHVDEFNENLATNIGPSNQYKKSLLSCNIDINKCSDKSLDYDELMKYRLFYYRGALKETMENFVNGNLEFNEKSIDDHIISCFNLFFNKPIDEILSSIKKANRIMSLISFNGLEITVLNDKISEYISASKDFAMYDQIKVVLIDDIVFTIDINLNANDIDNNIKWLKEQFNKVVILTKNYELNNPADLTQIILRLDDFRIHILKSLSSLHDKFTQDFFAASFIDKDKLKEYKGLIKQFEAYGIDAVKTLRNLDMYYNDEDNVITHCAFIFY